The DNA window GCACATGACCAACGGCCGCTACTGGAACATCTTCGACCTGGGCCGGCTGGACCTGATCCTGCGCATGGGGCTGGGCAAGGTGGCGCTGCGTGAGAAGTGGGCGCCGATCGTTGGCGCCGGCACCATCCAGTTCCGCCGCGAGCTGAAGCCGTTCCAGCGTTTCACCCTGGAAACGCGGCTGGTCGGCTGGGTCGGCACACGCGGCATCATGGAGCAGCGCGTACTGATCGGCCCGGAACAGAAAACAGCCACGCGTGCGCTGCTGATCACCGGCATCTATGACCGCCGCGCGCGACAGTTCGTCGGCATGCCGCAGATGATGGAATCGATCGGCGTAGTTGCTCCGCCTTCGCCGGCCCTGAGTGCGGCAGCCGAGGCACTGCTGGCTGCCGATGCTGCATTGAAGCGCGACGATGCATGAGCAACACGACCCGTAGCACACGCCGGCACGGTCAAGCGTTCAGCGGAGAACCTGTACCAATCCGACCACGCCAGCAGCCACACCTGCCAACATGATCGAATAGATCAGCCACACCGGGCCGCCCTGCGCGTAACCGTAGGTCACCAGCGCCTCACGGATCGGGCGACGTGACACCCAGGAAACCAGTACCAGCGCCAGCAGCGCAGAACCGCAGCTGATGCCCATACCCAGCAACAACGGACGCGAATCGGTATGGGGGTAGTGGCCCAACGGCCAGATCAGCAGGCTGCCAGCGATCCCAAGCAGGAACAACGCGTTCGCACTCCATACCGCAACACGATGCCTGCGCCGCAGATACGTCAGGCTGCGGCCGCGGTAGTGGCTTGGAAGCCGCTCAGCGGCTCGCCGCGCAATGACTGTGGCGATACTGCCACCGACCATGCCACTCCAGACCGCAGTATCCAGATCCATTTGTCACTAGGCATGCCACTGTTGCCACATCATGGCATGCCGTCGGCAATGCCGGTAAGGACCTTACCCGACCCGCGGCATGTTCTTGGTCACGCAATGGATGCCGCCGCCACCGCCGGCGATCGCATCGATATCCACCTGCTCGATGGTGCGGCCGGGATACAGGTCTTCCAGCAGTTCACGGCAGTAACCATCCGCCTTCGCGTCACCAAACTGCGGCGCGATCACCGCACCGTTGATCGGCAGGTAATTGATGTAGCCCCGGGCCAGATCGTCATTGTCGCGGGTGTGCACATTGTCGCGCCCGCCCAGCGGCGGCGGCAGCGTATGCACCTGCAGCCTGCGACCGTCGGCATCGGTGGCGCCGCGCAGGATGTCCAGATGCTCGCGGGTCAGATCGTAATCGTACGACTCCGGGTCGTTGTCCAGGTTGGCGATCACCACGCCGGGGCGCACGAAGCGTGCGTAGAAATCCACGTGCGCATCGGTGATATCTTCGCCAGCGATGCCGGGCAACCAGATCACCTTGCGCAGGCCCAGGTGGTGCTTCAACTCCGCTTCGATATCCGCGCGTGACCAGCCCGGATTGCGGTTGCGGTTCACCCAGCAGCTTTCGGTCAGGATCGCGGTGCCGTGTCCATCAACCTCGATGCCACCGCCCTCACCCACCAGATAGCTTTCCAGCAGCGTCGCGCCGGTCATCTGCGCCAGCCACGGTGCTACTGCACCGTCGTTGCGTGCACTCTGCTTGCCGCCCCAGCCATTGAAGTTGAAGTCGACCAGGCCCAGCCCGCCCTTGCCATCGGTAACGAAACAGCCGCCGTAGTCGCGCACCCAGATATCGTCCAGCGCCACGTCGAGGAATTCGATGTTGTCGCTGCCGCAGCGCTCCTGCGCCTGCCGGCGCTGCGCAGGACGGCACAGCACGCTGACCGGCTGATGGCGGGCGATGGTGCGCGCCAGCCGGGCGACAGCACTGTTCACTGCATCGGCCTGCGCGCCCCATACCCGCGGCTGTGCAGCGAAGGCCAGGAAGACCCGCTCCTGCGGACCGTGCTCATCGGGCATCTGCCACCCGGCCGGTGCAGCGGCACGGGCGCGGGCGGGCAGTCCGGTCAGACCCAGCGCGGCCAGGCCGCCCAAGCCAGCGGTTGCGGCGAGTTGGGTGATGAAATGGCGTCGGGTAGACATGACAGGCTCCAGAGGCGGACCGTGAAGTCCGGCTGATCGATTCAGGCGCACCGGCTGATGCGCGACAGATCCATGTTGCCCTTGAGGATGGACGAGAACAAACGATAGATTCAGCGGGAATACGATCAGCCAGGCTTATCAATCATGCTCAAGCATTGGCCCCCGTTGAACGCCCTGCGCGGCTTCGAGGCCGCCGCCCGGCTCGGCAGCTTTCATCGTGCGGCCGAAGAACTGCACCTGAGCCAGTCTGCCATCAGCCAGCAGATCCGCGGGCTGGAGGACTCTCTGGAACAACCGTTGTTCTTCCGCCAGGGCCGCAGTGTGACCCTCACCGATGCCGGCATCGACCTGCTGGAAACCACGCAGTCGCTGCTGCGGCAACTGGCCAGTGGCATCCGTCGGCTCGATCAGTATCGCAAGCCGAATCAACTGATCGTCAACACCAGCCCCGCCTTCGCGCGCCACTGGCTGGTACCGCGACTGGGCGACTTCCGCCGCCAGCACCCGCAGGTCGACCTGTGGCTGTTGACCAGCGAAGAAGCTCCGGACATGACCGCACAGACGCTGGACATCAGCATTCGCGATGATCTGCAGGCACAGGCCCATTGCGAGCATCGCGTGCTGCTGCAGGACCGGCTGTATCCGGCCTGCCACCCCAGCGTGCTGGCGCTACCTGTTGCCGAGCGCAGCACCCTGCACGGCGAGCGCGAAATGGACTGGAGCCAGTGGCAGGTGCAGGGCGGCGCGGATGTGGGCCAGCAGCGCGAAGGCCTGAATTTCTCCGAGCCAGGACAACTGCTGGATGCCGCGTGCCAGGGCCTGGGCATCGCACTGGTCAGCGAACTGCTGGCCGCACCGGCGCGCGCGCAGGGCCTGCTGCAGCCACTGGATGAGGTCTACGTACGCGGACCGCGCTGGAGCTGGTTGCTGCACGAGGACAGCACCCGCGATCCGCTGGTGATGCGGTTCTGTGAGTGGCTGCTGGCCGAGCTTCCGATAGCGTAGTGCCGGCCGCTGGCCGGCAATCCGTTCGGCATGCAGATTGAGGTTGCCGGCCAGCGGCCGGCACTACCCATCTCAGCGCTTGGGCGCGTTCGCCTGCGCGCGCTTGATCGCCGCCTCGGCCAGCGGTGCCATCAGCGCATAGCCCTTCGCCGTCGGGTGCACGCCATCGGTTGCCAACTGCGCATCCAATCCACCGG is part of the Stenotrophomonas lactitubi genome and encodes:
- a CDS encoding thioesterase family protein, coding for MNLWFRLLHLLLCSLFRPKLDAPFGVSRLSFRVLPNDLDSNLHMTNGRYWNIFDLGRLDLILRMGLGKVALREKWAPIVGAGTIQFRRELKPFQRFTLETRLVGWVGTRGIMEQRVLIGPEQKTATRALLITGIYDRRARQFVGMPQMMESIGVVAPPSPALSAAAEALLAADAALKRDDA
- a CDS encoding LysR family transcriptional regulator, with translation MLKHWPPLNALRGFEAAARLGSFHRAAEELHLSQSAISQQIRGLEDSLEQPLFFRQGRSVTLTDAGIDLLETTQSLLRQLASGIRRLDQYRKPNQLIVNTSPAFARHWLVPRLGDFRRQHPQVDLWLLTSEEAPDMTAQTLDISIRDDLQAQAHCEHRVLLQDRLYPACHPSVLALPVAERSTLHGEREMDWSQWQVQGGADVGQQREGLNFSEPGQLLDAACQGLGIALVSELLAAPARAQGLLQPLDEVYVRGPRWSWLLHEDSTRDPLVMRFCEWLLAELPIA
- a CDS encoding agmatine deiminase family protein, with protein sequence MSTRRHFITQLAATAGLGGLAALGLTGLPARARAAAPAGWQMPDEHGPQERVFLAFAAQPRVWGAQADAVNSAVARLARTIARHQPVSVLCRPAQRRQAQERCGSDNIEFLDVALDDIWVRDYGGCFVTDGKGGLGLVDFNFNGWGGKQSARNDGAVAPWLAQMTGATLLESYLVGEGGGIEVDGHGTAILTESCWVNRNRNPGWSRADIEAELKHHLGLRKVIWLPGIAGEDITDAHVDFYARFVRPGVVIANLDNDPESYDYDLTREHLDILRGATDADGRRLQVHTLPPPLGGRDNVHTRDNDDLARGYINYLPINGAVIAPQFGDAKADGYCRELLEDLYPGRTIEQVDIDAIAGGGGGIHCVTKNMPRVG